A single region of the Pieris rapae chromosome 21, ilPieRapa1.1, whole genome shotgun sequence genome encodes:
- the LOC110996132 gene encoding fatty-acid amide hydrolase 2-like isoform X2: MSLLKQLFFCFRLYLDMFIDFLFSLYWDGQRRTIPSLEKKHNLLKESAVTLAAKIRNKELKSRDLVAACIERIKIVNPYLNAITDERFEDALKDAEEVDKIIEKGLSDEEFEKKPFLGVPFTAKESHGVLGMLHTLGVTARSGARATEDAECVRLLRNAGAIPVAVTNVPEINKWQETRNMLFGQTNNPYHTGRTVGGSSGGEAALCAALASPISLCSDIGGSTRMPAFFSGLYGLNPTAGHTSLKGSVLRTGLNPTMASIGFVSKHLEDLAPLTKVVAAEKADLLDLDKKIEIKDVKYFFTECAKDLRVSPVCSELRKAMRRVIKRLADESPNSPTPYYHTGFNYMYSLWRHAMTKENERFASLLLDNAGEVHGLTELGKKLLGKSEFTAAAIIKLLDDQVLPPVSKEWGDKLTEELKKDLVNTLGTNGVLIFPSAPQPAPYHYSLYLRPFNFSYWGIFNVLHLPSIQIPLGLNAEGVPLGIQVVAGPRQETLCLTVAKHLQTMFGGYVPPCTIHD; this comes from the exons ATGAGCTTATTGAAGCAATTATTTTTCTGCTTTCGCTTGTATCTGGACATGTTCATAGATtttctattttcattatacTGGGATGGACAGCGTAGAACAATACCATCATTGgagaaaaaacataatttgctTAAAGAAAGTGCTGTGACTTTGGCCGCAAAGATAAGAAATAAGGAATTAAAATCAAGAGATTTAGTGGCCGCTTGCATTGAAAGGATTAAAATT GTAAATCCATATTTAAACGCAATAACTGATGAGAGATTTGAGGATGCTTTAAAAGATGCAGAAGAGGtggataaaataatagaaaagggCTTGTCAGACGAGGAATTCGAGAAGAAACCCTTCCTAG gtGTTCCATTCACGGCGAAAGAGAGTCATGGTGTGCTTGGTATGTTACATACACTCGGTGTGACCGCTAGAAGCGGCGCACGCGCAACTGAGGACGCGGAATGCGTACGTCTATTGCGAAATGCCGGTGCGATACCCGTAGCCGTCACCAACGTACCGGAGATTAATAAATG GCAAGAAACACGCAATATGTTGTTCGGACAGACTAACAATCCATACCACACAGGCCGAACTGTCGGAGGCTCTAGTGGGGGTGAAGCCGCTCTTTGCGCAGCCCTAGCTAGTCCTATATCGCTGT GTTCCGATATCGGTGGTTCGACTCGTATGCCTGCATTTTTCTCTGGACTTTATGGTCTCAATCCTACAGCTGGTCACACTAGTCTTAAAG gaTCGGTACTCCGAACGGGTCTGAACCCTACAATGGCATCCATTGGCTTTGTAAGTAAACACCTGGAAGATCTGGCGCCTCTCACTAAAGTCGTAGCCGCAGAAAAAGCGGATCTACTCGACCTGGataagaaaattgaaattaag GACGTGAAATATTTCTTCACGGAGTGTGCCAAGGATCTGCGCGTGAGTCCTGTTTGTTCTGAACTGAGGAAAGCTATGAGaag AGTAATAAAGCGTCTTGCTGACGAGAGCCCCAATTCCCCAACACCGTACTATCACACTGGGTTTAACTATATGTACTCCTTGTGGAGGCATGCTATGACCAAAGAGAACGAACGCTTTGCAAGTCTTCTTCTCGACAATGCGGGAGAGGTTCACGGGTTAACAGAGTTGGGGAAGAAG TTGCTTGGAAAATCTGAATTTACAGCTGcagctattattaaattgttggatGACCAAGTGTTGCCACCTGTTAGCAAAGAATGGGGAGACAAACTTACAGAGGAATTGAAGAAAGATCTTgtg aacACCCTTGGTACAAATGGTGTGTTAATATTCCCATCGGCACCTCAGCCTGCGCCATACCACTACAGCCTGTATCTTCGGCCATTTAATTTCTCATACTGGGGGATATTCAACGTTCTGCATTTGCCTTCCATTCag ATCCCTCTGGGCCTCAACGCGGAAGGCGTTCCGCTTGGAATCCAGGTGGTGGCTGGTCCGCGGCAAGAAACTCTCTGCCTGACAGTTGCCAAACATTTGCAGACTATGTTCGGTGGATATGTGCCGCCTTGTACTATTcatgattaa
- the LOC110996132 gene encoding fatty-acid amide hydrolase 2-B-like isoform X1 has product MSLVKDKSIRTDNKKECSNNKTSKILKGVTMSLLKQLFFCFRLYLDMFIDFLFSLYWDGQRRTIPSLEKKHNLLKESAVTLAAKIRNKELKSRDLVAACIERIKIVNPYLNAITDERFEDALKDAEEVDKIIEKGLSDEEFEKKPFLGVPFTAKESHGVLGMLHTLGVTARSGARATEDAECVRLLRNAGAIPVAVTNVPEINKWQETRNMLFGQTNNPYHTGRTVGGSSGGEAALCAALASPISLCSDIGGSTRMPAFFSGLYGLNPTAGHTSLKGSVLRTGLNPTMASIGFVSKHLEDLAPLTKVVAAEKADLLDLDKKIEIKDVKYFFTECAKDLRVSPVCSELRKAMRRVIKRLADESPNSPTPYYHTGFNYMYSLWRHAMTKENERFASLLLDNAGEVHGLTELGKKLLGKSEFTAAAIIKLLDDQVLPPVSKEWGDKLTEELKKDLVNTLGTNGVLIFPSAPQPAPYHYSLYLRPFNFSYWGIFNVLHLPSIQIPLGLNAEGVPLGIQVVAGPRQETLCLTVAKHLQTMFGGYVPPCTIHD; this is encoded by the exons ATGTCATTAGTAAAAGATAAATCTATAAGGACAGATAATAAGAAAGAG tgtagcaataataaaacaagtaaGATTTTGAAAGGTGTCACCATGAGCTTATTGAAGCAATTATTTTTCTGCTTTCGCTTGTATCTGGACATGTTCATAGATtttctattttcattatacTGGGATGGACAGCGTAGAACAATACCATCATTGgagaaaaaacataatttgctTAAAGAAAGTGCTGTGACTTTGGCCGCAAAGATAAGAAATAAGGAATTAAAATCAAGAGATTTAGTGGCCGCTTGCATTGAAAGGATTAAAATT GTAAATCCATATTTAAACGCAATAACTGATGAGAGATTTGAGGATGCTTTAAAAGATGCAGAAGAGGtggataaaataatagaaaagggCTTGTCAGACGAGGAATTCGAGAAGAAACCCTTCCTAG gtGTTCCATTCACGGCGAAAGAGAGTCATGGTGTGCTTGGTATGTTACATACACTCGGTGTGACCGCTAGAAGCGGCGCACGCGCAACTGAGGACGCGGAATGCGTACGTCTATTGCGAAATGCCGGTGCGATACCCGTAGCCGTCACCAACGTACCGGAGATTAATAAATG GCAAGAAACACGCAATATGTTGTTCGGACAGACTAACAATCCATACCACACAGGCCGAACTGTCGGAGGCTCTAGTGGGGGTGAAGCCGCTCTTTGCGCAGCCCTAGCTAGTCCTATATCGCTGT GTTCCGATATCGGTGGTTCGACTCGTATGCCTGCATTTTTCTCTGGACTTTATGGTCTCAATCCTACAGCTGGTCACACTAGTCTTAAAG gaTCGGTACTCCGAACGGGTCTGAACCCTACAATGGCATCCATTGGCTTTGTAAGTAAACACCTGGAAGATCTGGCGCCTCTCACTAAAGTCGTAGCCGCAGAAAAAGCGGATCTACTCGACCTGGataagaaaattgaaattaag GACGTGAAATATTTCTTCACGGAGTGTGCCAAGGATCTGCGCGTGAGTCCTGTTTGTTCTGAACTGAGGAAAGCTATGAGaag AGTAATAAAGCGTCTTGCTGACGAGAGCCCCAATTCCCCAACACCGTACTATCACACTGGGTTTAACTATATGTACTCCTTGTGGAGGCATGCTATGACCAAAGAGAACGAACGCTTTGCAAGTCTTCTTCTCGACAATGCGGGAGAGGTTCACGGGTTAACAGAGTTGGGGAAGAAG TTGCTTGGAAAATCTGAATTTACAGCTGcagctattattaaattgttggatGACCAAGTGTTGCCACCTGTTAGCAAAGAATGGGGAGACAAACTTACAGAGGAATTGAAGAAAGATCTTgtg aacACCCTTGGTACAAATGGTGTGTTAATATTCCCATCGGCACCTCAGCCTGCGCCATACCACTACAGCCTGTATCTTCGGCCATTTAATTTCTCATACTGGGGGATATTCAACGTTCTGCATTTGCCTTCCATTCag ATCCCTCTGGGCCTCAACGCGGAAGGCGTTCCGCTTGGAATCCAGGTGGTGGCTGGTCCGCGGCAAGAAACTCTCTGCCTGACAGTTGCCAAACATTTGCAGACTATGTTCGGTGGATATGTGCCGCCTTGTACTATTcatgattaa
- the LOC110996120 gene encoding phosphoglucomutase: protein MSSVVTINTNPYEGQKPGTSGLRKKVKVFVQDNYTENFVQSILDANKDSIIGSTLVVGGDGRYLVKEVVDKIIKIAAGNGVGRLIVGQNGILSTPAVSHIIRKFKTLGGIVLTASHNPGGIDNDFGIKFNCSNGGPAPDHTTNEIYKLSTAIKQYKIVPDIQCNIDKIAVQKFKVEDREFIVEIIDSVKDYVDYMKEIFDFPKIKALLQGSERRKAFNVLIDSMNGVTGPYVKRIFIDELGATGNNVRRIVPLEDFGGAHPDPNLTYAADLVNAVKGGDYDFGAAFDGDGDRNMIIGRDAFFVTPSDSLAVLANNLHHIPYFQKTGVKGFARSMPTAAAVDRVAAATGKEFFQVPTGWKYFGNLMDAGRLSLCGEESFGTGSDHVREKDGLWAALAWLSVLAATGLSVEEILTKHWQQFGRNYFTRYDYEECPSDPCNEMMQELEKKMTAPGFVGSRYSANGKEYKVSVADNFSYMDPVDQSVAMMQGLRIVFEDGSRIVMRLSGTGSSGATVRLYIDSYEAKDVLGSAQEKLAPLISVALQISELQKYIGRDKPTVIT from the exons ATGTCTAGCGTTGTAACAATTAATACGAACCCTTACGAGGGCCAAAAGCCGGGCACAAGTGGTTTGCGTAAAAAGGTAAAGGTTTTTGTACAAGACAACTACACAGAAAACTTTGTTCAAAGTATACTGGATGCAAACAAGGATTCTATAATAGGTTCCACTCTTGTAGTGGGTGGTGATGGTCGCTACCTTGTCAAGGAAGTCGTTGATAAGATCATAAAGATTGCTGCTGGAAATGGG gTTGGAAGGCTGATTGTTGGACAAAATGGTATATTATCTACCCCAGCTGTTTCTCATATCATCAGGAAGTTTAAAACTTTAG GTGGAATTGTTCTCACAGCTTCCCACAACCCCGGTGGCATAGACAATGACTTTGGAATTAAATTCAACTGCAGTAATGGCGGCCCAGCACCTGATCACACcacaaatgaaatatataaacttagtACAGCcatcaaacaatacaaaattgtGCCGGATATACAGTgcaatattgataaaattgcTGTACAGAAATTCAAG gttGAAGATAGAGAATTTATTGTTGAAATAATAGATTCTGTTAAGGATTATGTTGATTATATGAAGGAGATATTTGACTTTCCAAAAATTAAGGCTCTATTGCAAGGATCAGAGCGCAGAAAGGCTTTTAATGTACTTATTGATTCCATGAATGGAG TAACTGGTCCCTATGTGAAACGTATCTTCATAGATGAGTTAGGAGCCACAGGAAATAATGTTCGTAGAATTGTACCTTTAGAAGACTTTGGTGGTGCTCATCCTGATCCCAATCTTACATATGCGGCTGACCTTGTGAATGCGGTCAAGGGTGGGGACTATGATTTTGGTGCTGCGTTTGATGGTGATG GTGACCGCAACATGATAATTGGTCGAGATGCGTTCTTCGTTACACCGTCAGACTCCCTGGCAGTGCTGGCAAATAACCTCCACCACATCCCGTACTTCCAGAAGACAGGTGTGAAGGGCTTCGCCAGGAGCATGCCCACAGCTGCAGCCGTAGATAGAGTTGCTGCTGCAACAGGAAAGGAGTTCTTCCAGGTGCCAACTG gttgGAAATATTTCGGCAACCTCATGGATGCTGGGCGTCTCTCTCTTTGTGGAGAGGAGAGTTTTGGCACAGGGTCTGACCACGTGAGAGAGAAAGATGGGCTTTGGGCGGCACTGGCTTGGCTCTCCGTTCTGGCGGCTACGGGACTCTCTGTGGAAGAGATTTTGACGAAGCACTGGCAACAATTCGGCAGAAACTACTTTACCAG GTATGATTACGAGGAGTGCCCCAGCGATCCCTGCAACGAGATGATGCAAGAACTGGAGAAGAAGATGACGGCCCCTGGCTTTGTGGGCTCCCGTTACTCTGCTAATGGGAAGGAATATAAAGTTTCTGTAGCTGATAACTTCTCCTACATGGATCCAGTCGATCAGAGCGTCGCTATGATGCAG ggTCTCCGTATAGTGTTTGAGGACGGATCCCGGATTGTGATGCGTCTCAGTGGTACAGGCAGCTCTGGAGCAACTGTGAG atTATACATAGATTCCTATGAAGCTAAAGATGTCCTCGGCTCGGCTCAAGAAAAACTAGCGCCACTTATTAGTGTTGCGCTGCAAATATCAGAATTACAGAAGTACATCGGCCGCGACAAACCTACCGTTATTACATAA
- the LOC110996122 gene encoding fatty-acid amide hydrolase 2 isoform X1, whose product MPALKIIKMSILRALCSRIRLFLDTIIDFIFSLYWECHNKQLPDLDEKHAFLADSAVSLAQRIKSKQLKSEDLVKALIERIKQVNPILNAIVTERYEDALNEAREVDRQVSAGLSEHMAKKPFLGVPFTMKESQAWKGMPLTLGLWSRRNERAVEDSEAIIRLREAGAIPLAATNLPELLIWQETRNPVYGMTLNPQHTGRTPGGSSGAEAALTATYATSISLCSDIGGSTRMPAFYCGMFGHHPTANTTCMRGVLFREGNEESMFCLGFISKHVEDLVPLTKIITAHKSDKLNLDRKINLRTVKFYYLDSSSDCLVSPLRSEMTQAIMKVVENLRGNLKVEVQPYHHQGFDYMYRLWSYWMSKEPGNYFKLATNSDVELNAWVEMGKKLIGMSKHCLFLILRCLELRAFPQLDSVWAEKITQELKDDLANKLGDNGVLLMPSAPHAAPYHYSFYLRPYNFAYFGIVNALKHPATQVPLGTNSKGLPLGLQVLSTPYNDAVCLEVAKYLEKEFGGAIMPCAVKNKA is encoded by the exons atgccagcattaaag aTCATCAAAATGTCAATTCTCCGAGCGTTATGCTCCCGTATACGACTCTTCCTGGATAcgataatagattttatattctcCTTATACTGGGAATGCCACAATAAACAGTTACCAGACTTGGATGAAAAGCATGCATTTCTCGCAGACAGTGCTGTATCCTTAGCACAGAGGATTAAATCGAAGCAATTGAAATCTGAAGACCTGGTTAAAGCCCTTATTGAGAGGATAAAGCAG GTGAATCcaattttaaatgcaattGTAACAGAAAGATATGAAGACGCCTTAAATGAGGCTAGAGAAGTAGACCGGCAGGTCAGCGCTGGCCTTTCCGAACACATGGCAAAGAAACCGTTTCTGG gtGTACCATTCACAATGAAAGAGAGTCAAGCATGGAAAGGCATGCCTTTGACCCTTGGGCTCTGGAGTCGTAGGAACGAAAGAGCTGTAGAAGACAGTGAAGCCATCATAAGGTTGAGGGAAGCAGGTGCCATTCCTCTAGCCGCAACTAACCTACCAGAACTTTTAAtttg gcAAGAAACACGTAACCCAGTGTACGGTATGACACTTAACCCCCAACACACAGGCAGAACTCCTGGTGGTTCCAGCGGTGCTGAAGCGGCCCTCACTGCTACCTACGCAACTTCTATTAGTCTTT gTTCTGATATTGGAGGTTCAACCCGAATGCCGGCCTTCTACTGTGGAATGTTTGGACATCATCCCACCGCCAACACAACATGTATGAgag gcgTCCTCTTCCGTGAAGGCAACGAAGAATCCATGTTCTGTCTGGGCTTCATCTCCAAGCATGTGGAAGATTTAGTTCCTCTCACCAAGATAATAACAGCCCATAAGtctgacaaattaaatttggacagaaaaattaatttaaggactgtaaagttttattatttggatTCGAGCAGCGATTGTCTGGTCAGTCCATTGCGATCTGAAATGACACAGGCGATAATGAA GGTGGTTGAGAATCTCAGAGGGAACCTTAAAGTGGAAGTTCAGCCGTACCATCACCAGGGTTTTGACTACATGTACCGTTTATGGAGTTACTGGATGAGCAAGGAGCCTGGGAACTATTTCAAGCTGGCAACCAACAGTGACGTAGAACTTAATGCCTGGGTTGAAATGGGTAAAAAG CTCATAGGAATGAGCAAGCACTGTCTTTTCCTGATACTGCGGTGTCTGGAGCTCAGAGCGTTCCCTCAACTGGACAGCGTGTGGGCGGAGAAAATCACGCAGGAGCTGAAAGATGATCTGGCT aacaaACTTGGCGACAATGGAGTTCTTCTGATGCCGAGCGCGCCCCACGCGGCGCCCTACCATTACTCATTCTACCTTCGACCCTATAACTTTGCCTACTTTGGTATCGTCAATGCGCTCAAACATCCAGCAACTCag gtTCCCCTGGGCACCAATAGCAAAGGATTACCATTGGGACTTCAAGTCCTCTCAACGCCATACAACGATGCGGTGTGCCTTGAAGTAGCGAAATATCTAGAAAAAGAATTTGGCGGCGCCATAATGCCTTGTGCAGTTAAAAACAAAGCGTAG
- the LOC110996122 gene encoding fatty-acid amide hydrolase 2 isoform X2, producing the protein MSILRALCSRIRLFLDTIIDFIFSLYWECHNKQLPDLDEKHAFLADSAVSLAQRIKSKQLKSEDLVKALIERIKQVNPILNAIVTERYEDALNEAREVDRQVSAGLSEHMAKKPFLGVPFTMKESQAWKGMPLTLGLWSRRNERAVEDSEAIIRLREAGAIPLAATNLPELLIWQETRNPVYGMTLNPQHTGRTPGGSSGAEAALTATYATSISLCSDIGGSTRMPAFYCGMFGHHPTANTTCMRGVLFREGNEESMFCLGFISKHVEDLVPLTKIITAHKSDKLNLDRKINLRTVKFYYLDSSSDCLVSPLRSEMTQAIMKVVENLRGNLKVEVQPYHHQGFDYMYRLWSYWMSKEPGNYFKLATNSDVELNAWVEMGKKLIGMSKHCLFLILRCLELRAFPQLDSVWAEKITQELKDDLANKLGDNGVLLMPSAPHAAPYHYSFYLRPYNFAYFGIVNALKHPATQVPLGTNSKGLPLGLQVLSTPYNDAVCLEVAKYLEKEFGGAIMPCAVKNKA; encoded by the exons ATGTCAATTCTCCGAGCGTTATGCTCCCGTATACGACTCTTCCTGGATAcgataatagattttatattctcCTTATACTGGGAATGCCACAATAAACAGTTACCAGACTTGGATGAAAAGCATGCATTTCTCGCAGACAGTGCTGTATCCTTAGCACAGAGGATTAAATCGAAGCAATTGAAATCTGAAGACCTGGTTAAAGCCCTTATTGAGAGGATAAAGCAG GTGAATCcaattttaaatgcaattGTAACAGAAAGATATGAAGACGCCTTAAATGAGGCTAGAGAAGTAGACCGGCAGGTCAGCGCTGGCCTTTCCGAACACATGGCAAAGAAACCGTTTCTGG gtGTACCATTCACAATGAAAGAGAGTCAAGCATGGAAAGGCATGCCTTTGACCCTTGGGCTCTGGAGTCGTAGGAACGAAAGAGCTGTAGAAGACAGTGAAGCCATCATAAGGTTGAGGGAAGCAGGTGCCATTCCTCTAGCCGCAACTAACCTACCAGAACTTTTAAtttg gcAAGAAACACGTAACCCAGTGTACGGTATGACACTTAACCCCCAACACACAGGCAGAACTCCTGGTGGTTCCAGCGGTGCTGAAGCGGCCCTCACTGCTACCTACGCAACTTCTATTAGTCTTT gTTCTGATATTGGAGGTTCAACCCGAATGCCGGCCTTCTACTGTGGAATGTTTGGACATCATCCCACCGCCAACACAACATGTATGAgag gcgTCCTCTTCCGTGAAGGCAACGAAGAATCCATGTTCTGTCTGGGCTTCATCTCCAAGCATGTGGAAGATTTAGTTCCTCTCACCAAGATAATAACAGCCCATAAGtctgacaaattaaatttggacagaaaaattaatttaaggactgtaaagttttattatttggatTCGAGCAGCGATTGTCTGGTCAGTCCATTGCGATCTGAAATGACACAGGCGATAATGAA GGTGGTTGAGAATCTCAGAGGGAACCTTAAAGTGGAAGTTCAGCCGTACCATCACCAGGGTTTTGACTACATGTACCGTTTATGGAGTTACTGGATGAGCAAGGAGCCTGGGAACTATTTCAAGCTGGCAACCAACAGTGACGTAGAACTTAATGCCTGGGTTGAAATGGGTAAAAAG CTCATAGGAATGAGCAAGCACTGTCTTTTCCTGATACTGCGGTGTCTGGAGCTCAGAGCGTTCCCTCAACTGGACAGCGTGTGGGCGGAGAAAATCACGCAGGAGCTGAAAGATGATCTGGCT aacaaACTTGGCGACAATGGAGTTCTTCTGATGCCGAGCGCGCCCCACGCGGCGCCCTACCATTACTCATTCTACCTTCGACCCTATAACTTTGCCTACTTTGGTATCGTCAATGCGCTCAAACATCCAGCAACTCag gtTCCCCTGGGCACCAATAGCAAAGGATTACCATTGGGACTTCAAGTCCTCTCAACGCCATACAACGATGCGGTGTGCCTTGAAGTAGCGAAATATCTAGAAAAAGAATTTGGCGGCGCCATAATGCCTTGTGCAGTTAAAAACAAAGCGTAG